gacatttgaccggcaagaaaaaatcctagcggaaaccctgcttcTGCCATCTGTGTACATTCAGCTGAGTCAACATGCTCTCACCCTCTGACTGCTTCCCGTAAGCGACTCCGTGAGGGTGGATGCTGTGCGGTCCGCTGGCCATGTTTCTGAAAGTGACCACGATGGTCTCTCCCTCCTGAGCCCTCAGAGTGGGTCCCAGCAGACctgtggagaaaatacacaacaTGAACTTTATTTGGAGTTTGAAGCACTTTGAAGTATTTCTTTTGGCACATCACGGTGACACACGGGGATACTAACGTGCTGACTCCGCACATCAATCAGCAACGTACAATGTCCCCGTCGGTCCATATGTTAAGTGCTAATGTGTTAATTGTCATATTCATAATCAAAAAACATTTTCACAATGTCGTTATTAATTTCCCCTCCGCTCTGAATGACGTATTTGAATGAAGGAAACAGAAAAAATAGATCCAACACAATACATAAACTAAAACGTAGAGATATGTGCACCTTTTGAATGTTGTGGTTATTATCTAATGCCATTGGTGAATGTTATCTTACTTTCCAATAAAGGAATAAACATGCACCCTTTCTCAGATACTGGAAAGCAAAAAGCCCTTTTCAATACCAAGACAGGAACGTAAAGTCACGCTGACTCATCGTTGACTTTCATTAACCAGGACATATAACGTTATTTTCATATTAACAATAAGTAATTCCGTCTTTGCCTTTCTCTCTCAATAACATTTAAATGAAGGAAAGACAAGGTGTAATGCAATAAATACACAACAATACATAGAGAAAGACATGTACATatgaagaaagaaagaaagacttCTTAGGAACATTAATGGATAGCAGAAATCTGTTTTCCACTCAAATAATTTTAAATCGTTTTACAATACACTGAGCCATATCTTCAACGTCGCTATCGTCTTATTCACATCTAAAATAACAAAGCAATGTTTTTCTCTTTATACTTCCCTATGACATTATTGACAAGCACCTGTTTGTATTTGTGTAATTATTAGAAGAAGAATCCAGTAAGTATTGGATCGGGCTGTTAAGCATCGTCACATGTATTGTGATTAGTTAGAATCGAAGGAACGGACATAGTTGCTCTGAAGTATACCAAACTTACAAGATATTTCACAACCTTTTCTAGACGATTCATCTCAATGCGACAGCCGGTTATAAACTCCACTTCCTGTACTACTTTATGAACTGGTGGCACATTGAAAGAAAACACATCCCATGCTAAATGTTGGGTTGTAATATCTCCACGTGCATAAAGGACATCTGCTTTTCAGTCGTGTTAAGTAATGCATACTCGGTAGTAGTGCtgagtacctggactcacattcaggttcaggtccggactcaagtccagaggttcaggttcaggtccggacttataagtccggacctgaacccatggcttgtgtcaagttgtatgagtaactaaagtgaacttattgtgagctaattatcaattgaaaattaactcataatcaactcaaattcaaactcgtcaggtttattgtgctcccttccaacttgtgtccacatttctctacaaagtacaaatgtaaaaaaaaaaactttttgccacttagtctacaaatgacttatgacagcaactacagtgaactactacaaagttcaaacgtttatttcatttaccaaactaaagtaaccaaacagtccctgagctgactgagcctaaatccctaaaacgttgctgaaaggtagagtgtagagtagactatacgcattacactgttacacacctactatacagtataggctacactgtagtggctgtacagtcagagtgtactgtactgtctgtacaccatgtattttctacaactctacatgtgtacattatacagtacatactacatacatagtgatgtacaaacatactgttagaaattaaaatcaatgttgatatggtgtaattttgaattaaatacactatttaatttaaatcagttttattctgaaaaaaccggaagttcacactattaacttttattctgaaaattattcacttccggttagcattagcatgtggcgaaatgctacgttttcaaaccgtgaatcaaaggtgaaatgacatgtgatgttgtacactgagcacactgggattagcactcatttattgacgctgaataacgtttatcagggaatgtttaaatgacCACAGAAACCAGAAtagacgtaagtgctagtttttttgcgagtccaagtaccggttcccgacgttccggttttaaccggacttgaaccgaaactttttacaagtccagtaccggttcggcgtaccggtacgcagcactactcgGTAGTAAGTAAGTATACTGGCTTTGTAGCTGTCCTGCATTAGGGTGTTATCCTATCTTTTACTTGCTGTGTTTTAGGCCTTTTACTTTACATTCTGTCGTTGTATTTTGTATTGTGTACTGTCTGTAAAGCacgtgttgagaagggtgcgATATAAAGGTACTTACTTAACGGCTTTAATACTCGTCATCAACACAGACTCTACAAGTCTCGACTGGAAGCATGAGCATCATAGAAACAATACATCCTCATTTAGTCTTTTAATTATGATGATTGAGACCATGTCTGACAAGCCTCCGCACATCTCCGTTATGTGTTCATTTGGTGGTGACCATGATATGATTCATGGTGTTAGACAAAACCCAATCAGTGGAACTATTATCTACACTTGCATCGTTCCTTCAGTCATTTATTTATAGAATCTGTCttttatttgattttttttgACTGAAAGAAATCAGAAgcaaataagataagatggacttttattaatagtTTCTCTgcctttgacccatcctagtgttcggAGCAGTGGgcggccattttgaacggcgtgtgtggggaacggtgccttgctcagggacacctcggtagcacttggtcttgccgggacttgaactggtgaccttccagttgccaagccaagtccctatcttttaaaaaaaaatgttttatcttttattatatcaaaacacacatgaatacatgttttaaatccATAATAGTCCACCCTACTGATCCCCAAAAAAGGAAGGaccccaagccaagtccctatcgacttcgccaccaccgccccaattAAGTAGGTGTACCGAGTCTCTATCTGCCCTGTAACTACAAAGTCATTTTGAGGAGACCTTGAGGGACATATGTAGAACATGAAACAGTGTAAACATGATTTCTGTAGACAGGAGAAGTGTGCCGAGACAGACGGAAACTTACCCAACCAGGAGGGATGAGTCTTAGCCTGCTTGAAGCCTTTGTCATACTCCCGAAAGACCACTTTCCGATAGGTGGGCCCGAACCTACCGCAGGAAGGAAAACACCGACGATGAATCAGACGTGAAGAAAGAACCACTCACTTCTTcacttaaaaacaacaacaacaccaccCTGTGTAGTCCTCCATTCATACAGGTCTACAGGAATCGGGACTTTCAGTATAAAAATGAAACGTATTTATGGAATGTGTTTTACTTCTGTGTGTGGTGCTTCTGGATGTGTTTATGGTGCATGTTACTGCTGTGGATTGTTAACGTGCTTATTTTAGAGAACCACGTATCTATAAAAGTCAACAGTCCTGTTTTCGGCTTTATGGTAATGCGTTTTCCAGCTGACCCAAGAGGCTTTTAAAACACTATATCTAACTTAAAGGATTTTCTAAACACGTAAAAAACACGTTATCCTTCAGTTTATGACACGCGTTTGAGATACTGTTGATATCCATGTGTTTTACattgtgaagtaactaaagctgtCTGAAGCAGGGCATACTTGACTCGGAGATGTTTTTAGTATAAAGGTGAATAAACTAGAAGAACTCATGTAAAGTTGAAGTAAATCCAACGTGTACTGAAGTGCAGAGCAGAGTTAATATTTACATTCTACCACTGGGAGCAGATAGAACACACACGTCGTTCACACAGCAGCGTATCAACAAGATATGAACTCACAtgatgcaagtgtgtgtgtgtgtgtgtgtgtgtgtggtgtgtgtgtgtgtgtgtgtggtgtgtgtgtgtgtgtgtgtgtgtgtgtgtgtgtgtgtgggtgcatgcgtgtgtgtgtgtgtgtgtgtgtgtgtgtgtgtgtgtgtgtgtgtgtgtgtgtgtgggtgtatgcatgtgtgggtgtgtgtgtttgtgtgtgtgtgtgtgtgtgtgtgtgtgtgtgtgggtgcgtgtgtgtgtgtgtgtggtgcgtgtgtgtgtgtgggtgtcctTATCCTAGAACATAACAGATACATTTTAAAAAAGGACAGATTGAACTGTTTTAAGCTGCAGTCCAAAAACAGAACACGTCCGTAGTGACGTTGGGTGTACAGAATTTAAATGAATAGTCATTTATATAACAAGAATATTAATAATACTACTACTAGTACTACTaccaataataataacaacaactgTACACTTCTTAGGTGAGCTTAAATTAACataattgtatatatatataataatatttataataAGAGAGCACTTCTAAATTGAGCTTATTGGTGgaaataatttaaataaataataatttatataataatatttattagaACACAATgtcaataattaataataataattcacaataaaaatatgatataaaaacaaggatttaaattacaataattaataataataattcattacatttatttgtgcgCTTTTTCgaatgctcaaagcgctttacattaaatattacacatatcAGACATGTTAAAAATATACAACAGTCATCAACATCAGCTGCACGTCTGACGTTATCCATTATAGGATGAATAAAGCATGTTTCTGATTTCAAATCCTCAATCCTCCACCAGTACCTGTGAGTGTCATTCTCAGCATAGTCCCAGTCTATCTCCACAGCAGCGATATAGTAATGTCTCTCCTTTGCTGTTGGCTGCACGGCATTAACATGgaggacagtgaggagaacCAGGACAGGCAGGAAACCCCTCGCTCCAACCCACAAACAAAGCCTCATCTCTGGGTACAATCCTCCAGGTGAAGACGGTCCTTTCTTTCAAGTGAAGAGAAGGTTCTGATCTGACAGAGAGGACTGCTCTGTGCTTTATCATctgtcactgacacacacacacacacacacacacacacacacacacacacacacacacacacacacacacacacacacacacacacacacacacacgcacgcacgcacgcactcgcacacacacacacacacacacacacacgtttagaCATTGTGTCCCAGGGCAATGAACTGTGTCTCTCTTGTAATTGAAACCTCATGTATGTTGTGTGAGTCATCCCTAAGGGGTGGGCTTTTCCCCAccgtcttaaaaaaaaaaaaaaaagcacaccGGTAGTGTGGTGAAATGTGACGTTGAAGATTCTCTGACCTCAAAATCTCCCTGGACAATGACCTCACAATTTATAGGAAACATTACAGCCTATGAGGGGGAAGCAGCCCATCCCAAACTTTAGGTAAACATCTGGGCGTACTTCATTTCATCACTTAGCACTATTTATCAGAGACTGGCTATTTAACTTCCTTGGTTTATATACATATgttattatataatatttaactTGATTACTTCTTGTGCTTATAAAAAtatgttattcttttttttgtattttatattttatttggaAATCCTTACTTTACCTTAAAGTTACTAACATTTTATAcctatatacatatttttgttttattttattaatattttgtaTTGGACATTCCTACTTTAACTTCTTATGTTTCCATAATtattttataatataataatgtctgtctgtctgtcgtctgtgtgtctgtgtgtgtgtgtgtgtgtgtgtgtgtgtgtgtgtgtctgtctgtgtgtctgtctgtctgtctgtctgtgtgtctgcctgtctgtctgtctgcctgtctgtctgtgtgtccgtctgtgtgtctgtctgtctgtctgtctgtctgtctgtctgtctgtctgtgtgtgtgtctgtctgtctgtctgtctgcctgtctgtctgtctgtctgtctgtctgtctgtctgtctgtctgtctgtctgtctgtctgtgtgtgtgtctgtctgtctgtctgtctgcctgtctgtctgtctgtctgtctgtctgtctgtgtgtgtgtctgtctgtgtgtctgtctgtgtgtctgtctgtgtgtctgtctgtctgtctgtctgtctgtctgtctgtctgtgtgtctgtctgtctgtctgcctgtctgtctgtctgtctgtctgtgtgtctgtctgtgtgtctgtctgtctgtgtgtctgtctgtgtgtctgtctgtctgtctgtctgtctgtctgtctgtctgtgtgtgtgtctgtctgtctgtctgtctgtctgtctgtctgtgtgtctgtctgtgtgtctgtctgtctgtctgtctgtctgtctgtctgtctgtctgtgtgtctgtctgtctgtctgtgtgtctgtctgtctgtctgtctgtctgtgtgtctgtctgtctgtctgtctgtgtgtctgcctgtctgtccgtctgtctgtctgtctgtctgtgtgtctgtctgtgtgtccgtctgtctgtctgtctgtctgtctgtctgtctgtctgtctgtgtgtctgtctgtctgtctgtctgtctgtgtgtctgtctgtctgtctgcctgtctgtccgtctgtctgtcactGTTTTTTTTGGTCTAATGTTGGTTAATTGTATTTCCCCCGTGGCCCCTTTAATAGTTTTAAATCGAATAGCCTAATTAAATCACTTCGTAACTCAAtccacagacctgctgctcagATGAGAAGATATTACAAAGTTAAtaacaaaataacattaaatacagtttcagattacatatttattaaatTCACATTTAGTTTTTGTTTGCCTTTTATTCATAAGGCTTTTAATAGTGCtactattattgttttttaattaTTGATTTATATTGAAGGACAATCTATATTCCGCGTGCACGCCGGTCACAATCACGTGTACGTTCAGTGCGCGTAGGATGACGCACCTGTGCCAGTACGCATGCGCGGATTAACCCGGAAGACAAATGATTCGGTTATGGTTTGGGGGAAAAGAGAAAAACAAGTAAGTCTTTCTGTCATGTATCTTATTAACGGTTATAACCACAGTGAATATGTGTAGGATTGTTTAGAAGAACAATCGATTTGCCTGAATGTTTTTCTAATAGCATCGCAAGTCTTAATTTGCAGAAATATGACGGTTTTGGTGCAGGTGATGCTGTCTCTGAGCTTTTAGACTTTGTTCGTTTGGGGCAAATTTGACACAAAAAAATGACTGTTATCGATTAAGTTGTTGTTCGTTCTCATTTTGTATTCGTCCTGTAGTCTGGAACATGTCGGACAATGTTCTACAATGCTTCATCTCAGAGCCAAGCGACGTCTTCAAAATGTCTGTTGTGGTTTTGCCAAAAATCCACacattattttcaatatttaaccTCATAGATATTCAACTGAAAATGCAGAGAAGTAGCATGATTTAGAGCTGAGAAGCCAGGGCTGGAAGTACgtattttaatgtttaaaatGCCTATCCAAGCAGCTGTTTGTATCATCctgtaacatttaaaacaatggCGCTTTGTGGTGTACAGCAAATAGTTTTCTATCAGTATGAATCATTGAAAGTCAGTGGAGACCGTACCACATGTCACTTTGTATTGAATTCAACACAGATACAAGATACTGCAGGCAAAACGTAAGTCAAATGTATTTAACACAAGGCATTAAAATAACAACAACTAATTACAAAAAGGAAAAACAGCCTAAAAATAAGGGGTGTAACAGCTTTTGAAAACATTTTATGAAAAAAATGCTCATTATTTCTCAACTTGCTGCAATTAGTATAATATGTGCCGATAAGAATAATCTTCTTAAAGCAACAACGTGTCTTGTGTGTGTTCCTGGTTCCTTTTTGTAATTAGTTGTTGTTATTTTAATGCCTTGTGTTAAATACATTTGACTTACGTTTTGCCTGCAGTATCTTGTATCTGTGTTGAATTCAATACAAAGTGACATGTGGTACGGTCTCCACTGACTTTCAATGATTCATACTGATAGAAAACTATTTGCTGTACACCACAAAGCGccattgttttaaatgttacagGATGATACAAACAGCTGCTTGGATAGGCattttaaacattaaaatacttaCTTCCAGCCCTGGCTTCTCAGCTCTAAATCATGCTACTTCTCTGCATTTTAAGTTGAATATCTATGAGGTTAATATGGCCCTAACATGCTGGATCACCCATCAGGAGAAACGTGTAGCTTCTAAAATGATCTCTAATTATCTCTAAAAGGATTTCCCCCAAAACTGAATATTATTAAATCAATGAAGGGTTGATTTATAGCAAGTACTCCTGTTTGCAAGCGCAACTTGTTATATTTAACACATGTTTTATAGTATTTTACATACTGGCTTTTTgattttcatgaattgttcTCTTCGCATGTTGATGCTGCACCATGGCCACTTTTTAATCGTTGGAGCTTTTGAGGGACAAAGAATACATTCAGTGCTTAAAGACGTTCCATGTTCCACCCATTTACCTATGTGGGTACTATTTGAATGGCCGACCCAAGTGGGATGAAGCTTGGAAATCAAAGAATAACAAGTCCATAATCAAGTCCTGGGAAAAATGCCTTCAACATTTCAACCACGATTCCTGTTTCTTGGCATATGGAATTCTTCTGCTTTTTCACAGATGATCGAATTGAGGAATTGTTCTCTTATTAATGATAGTCCAGTTGCTAAATGTCCATATCAGCTATCTTTCCCTCACTGAGCGTCTGTTGGACCGGAACACTGAAACTCGGGCTACCTACGATACCGACCTgaagtctgtgtctgtgtgtgttgtgttgctaCAGGTCTGACTGAGAGCAGATCCAGGATCAGCCATGCTGTGCTCCCGCTCCTCGGCCTACACTCTGGCCCTCGGCCTGGGCTTCGTCGCTTTGGGGACGAGCCGCATCCTGCTGCTCAAGTACTCTGCAAACGCAGGTGAATAATGCTGCTTCTTTCCCACAAAcagtaaacaaataaacaatacataatatctgtttttttactgcacttattttacattttattccATTCTTTATTATTTAAGAGGTTTACACTTACAAAGAGATTGCTTTGGTGTGTGATGGCGCATACATAGACACAGCAAGAGGAgtacagtttaaaaaaagaagcagcattgAAGTGTTAATTCTAAAATGTATTacaaaaattaaattaaaataggaAAATGTAAGTACACTATTacactttatttaaccagatacaaaataattgagataaaatctcatttacaatgctgacctggccaagaaggcagcaacgtcaCACACAGCACAGACATGTAAAACACAGAGAACACAAGTAACCAAAGGAGGAAAGCAGTCCCTGCATCGAGCACgtaggacagtaagaaaggcactacttattactgcaagagcagctggtggtaaggacctcaGACTACTTCAACTTACAACAGGCTATcgagacaagtgccctcagtttgaggcttgattgaaggtcattccaagaccaaggaccataatccttttcccagcctcagtccgcacagcaggaacctggacCCGTATCAGGCTCTGGGTCTGAGGCTGTGAGAGTCACTAACTGGAGCAAAGCTGGCACATAATATGTAGAGTGGAAGCTTTCctaaatggctttatacattaatgaaaaccaatgctgcatccttCGCACACTACGTGAGGACCATCCAGCTAGGCTGTACAGTGTGCCatgatgagtcctatagggtgcCTTTGATATGTATCGCAGTGCAGCGTGGGAGAGTGGGTCAGGTGGGCCACCACAGAGGGACAGGCTAATCTGTAGGTGGTTTCACCGTAGTGCAGCTGGGACAGGAATGATccagagaccaaccttttacgggatgaagttgaaaaacaacGTGTAAGTCTGTGAAGGAAGCCAGGAGGGAATACATGAATAATATAACTACTTTTTACTCTGAAAGATAAAAGGTGCAGTATATGAGCATTTAAAGAGTAAGAGCTGCGCAGAATACACAGATGCATTTGGAAGGTTATGAGGATCGATTTGAGAACATGTCAtaacatgtattttttttatgttttccgacttctctcttttttctttgttaCATTTTCAGAGAACAAGTATGACTTCCTCCCTGCGTCGGTCAATCTGCTCGCCGAGCTGCTCAAACTGCTCTTCTGTCTGGCCATGTCCGTCAGGGTCATCGTGCGAggtaaactgtgtgtgtgtgtgtgtgtgtgtgtgtgtgtgtgtgtgtgtgtgtgtgtgtgtgtggctgtgtgtgtgtggctgtgtgtgtggctgtgtgtgtggctgtgtgtgtgtggctgtggctTTCTCCATTATGTCGCTTGCATTCTTTTATCAATTTTTCTATTTATGCATCGTTGTAGAAGCCTCAAATGTAAGACttatcttgtgtgtgtgtgtgtgtgtgtgtgtgtgtttcactctCCCTGCTGTTTCTTCAGAGGGAAGGTCCTGCAGAGACCTCGGCTTCTCCTCCAGCGCCTCCTTCCTCAAATCCCTGAAGTGGGCGGTCCCTGCGTTCCTCTACTTCCTCGACAACCTCATCATCTTCTACGTGCTCTCCTACCTGCAGCCAGTTAGTCAACACTTCAATATCCACTGTCGTAAAATCACCCCCATGTTCAAGTCTCCTTCAGTCTCGCATGTACGGCTTCTGGAGGACATTCTGATGCTCGAAATGCAATTATTCAATTAACACGCAAACCACACTATGGCAATGTTAGTTTAAATAAATACTTTACGTAGCTGAAATAGTTCCCAGAAAGAAACGTGGTGGTAAAAGTCGTGATGGGATGATGTTGATCCGACCTTTCAAAGCGCTGTGGTTGCTTTACccaagaaaaacatgtttgacTTTAATGTCAGTGATTTGAATGTGTTTCCATGGAAATGTATGACTTTACACAGTTTGACTGTTAACTTACAACATTAAGGGTTATTATTTTCTCTATCTAAATATTAACCCGTTTCGCAGCCTAGTAAAGATATTTGTATTACCTacgtcaggggtgtcaaactcaaggcccgggggccacattcggcccgcgacttcattttatgcggccccacaagagcttgcaaagaatgtaatatgtttattatacggttacatgctacagaagcacgttgcccataaactacatgtcccacaatgcatctc
This DNA window, taken from Pseudochaenichthys georgianus unplaced genomic scaffold, fPseGeo1.2 scaffold_1491_arrow_ctg1, whole genome shotgun sequence, encodes the following:
- the LOC117441109 gene encoding hephaestin-like protein; this encodes MRLCLWVGARGFLPVLVLLTVLHVNAVQPTAKERHYYIAAVEIDWDYAENDTHRFGPTYRKVVFREYDKGFKQAKTHPSWLGLLGPTLRAQEGETIVVTFRNMASGPHSIHPHGVAYGKQSE